The following DNA comes from Oscillospiraceae bacterium.
ATTTAAAAATTTTTCAATGGCTTCATCTGAGATATTGGCACTTTTAAGTTTTATAATAAAATTATCCGAAAGCGCACAAAGGTTCTCGTATGTTGACATTCCTTCGCATAAGGAAACAAAAGTAAAATTTGAAATTAAAAATGTAATAATAAGAAAAGTTAAAACAAATTTTCTCATATTCCCCTCCAAAAAATCTTTTATAAAATAATTATACTACATTATCTTTAAAAAATAAATAATTTTTTTTCAAAATTAAATAATATTAATATTAAATTTTTCAGGGTGAAATTATGATACTTGTTATAAGAACTTTTATATTATATTTTCTGGTAATGTTCTCCTTAAGGTTTATGGGTAAAAAGCAAATAGGACAAATGGAGCCATCAGAACTTACCGTTGCAATTATGATTTCCGAACTTGCTACTATCCCTCTTTCTGAAACAGGAATTCCCCTTTTAAACGGAATTGTACCTGTTTTGATTTTATCTGCTATTGAAATACTCATTTCAATTCTTGTTATAAAAAGTCTTAAATTTCGGAAACTCGTTACGGGAAAGCCTGTTATTATTGTTGAAAAAGGAATACTTAACGAAGAAGTTTTAAGAAACACAAGGTTTACAACAGATGATTTACTCACTGAAATGCGACTTAAGGGAGTTTCAAACATAACGGATATTCAATACGCAATTTTAGAAACGGGAGGACAGGTAAGTTTTATTTTAAATAAAGAAAATTCCCCCATAACTTTTAAAGATTTAAATATAAATGTCAAAGAAGATTTTATGCCATTTCCTGTTATATCCAAAGGAGTTCTTTTAAAAGAAAATCTTAGTATTATCAGCCGTGATGAAAAATGGTTAAATAACAAACTTAAGGAAAAAGGATACAGTGATTACAGTCAAATACTGCTTCTTATGGCAAACCATAAAGAAATAAAATTTATACAAAAAAAGGAAACGAAAAAATGAAAATGGGATACATTGCACTTGCGCTTATTATTCTTATAACATGTCTTCTTTTTATGTTTAATAACTATCTTGAAAATTCGGCAAACACTATGACAAAACTTATTAAGACAATGAATTATAACGTGCAAAAAAAAGATTATACTACGGCTTACAAAAGTTTTTTAAGTTTAAAAGATAAATGGGAAAAAAGCGAAAAAATAATACATCTTATTGTTGAAAACGAAGAACTTGACAATATAAACATAACAATTCATGAAATTGAATCATTTTTTGAAAATAAAACTTTTGAAGAATTTTTTGAAAAGAGTTATAATCTTATTTTTTCAATAAATCATTTATATGAAAAGAATAAATTAAGTTTAGAAACCATCTTTTAATACTATCCTACTCAAAGCAAATGCATATAATATAATATACCGAGAATTTAAAAATATAGAAAAGAGGATAAAAATGAAATATTATTTAGCTGTATTTTCATCCATTACATTTGCTAACAGACTAAAAAAGAAATTGGAAAATTATCCGGGATATATAACTTTAATGCATACTCCTTTAAGTTTGTCAAAAAACGGTTGTTCGTACTCTTTAAGATTCAAAGAAGACAGGTTAAGCGACGTAATAAGAGAAGCGAACGCTTTAAATATAACAATTAAAAATATTTATACTGAAGAAAATAATAAATATGTTAAATTTCAATGATTTATCTTGACAACAGTGCCACCACAGGAAAAAAACCCTATATGGTTAAAAAAGCAATTTTACAGGAACTTGAAGAAAGTGCCAATCCCGGCAGATCATCACATTTTTCAGGATTAAGAGCGCTTAATAAAATATACGAAGCGAGAGAACAATTATCTCGTCTTTTTAAAATCAATGAACCCGAAAACTTTATTTTAACACCTAACGCAACCTACGCTCTTAATTTTGCAATAAAAGGACTTTTAAAACCTTTTGACCATTGCATAACTACTACTATGGAACACAATTCTGTTATACGGCCCCTTAATTCTTTAAAAAATGTTGATATATCATATGTAAAAGGGGATACATCGGGCTATATTTCTCCTTCTCTTATAAGCGAAAAAATAAAAAGCAATACAAAACTGATTATTATAAATCATTCTTCAAATGTAAACGGCATAGTTCAGGATATTGAAAAAATTTCCGAACTTGTAAAGGCATATAACATTCCTATTCTTATTGATGCATCTCAGAGTGCAGGGATTATAGATACAGACTGGTCTTCTTTTTCAATGATTGCTTTTGCGGGACATAAAAGTCTTTACGGGCCACAAGGTACAGGAGGGCTTTATGTAAACTCAAAAATTAATCTTAATACTATAGTTGAGGGTGGAACAGGAAGCAATTCAAAAGATAAAAAAAACCCCGAAGAATATCCTGACCGTCTGGAAAGCGGAACTCTTAACACACCGGGTTTTTCGGGACTTACAGAAGGTATTAAATTTGTTTTAGAACATGGAATATCAAATATTAAAGAATATGAACATTATTTAATCTCACATCTTTTATCTTCCCTTTCAAATATGAAAAACATCACTCTATACTCGCCCTTTAATGTTGAAAAGTTAAGTAATTTAATATCTTTTAATATAAATGGTATGGAGAGTTCTTTAGTTGCTGATATTTTAAACAGAGAATATAATATTGCTGTCCGTCCAGGATATCACTGCGCATATATGGCACACGAAACTTTGGGAAGTTCCGAAACAGGCTCAGTGAGGGTTAGCGTTTCTTATTTTAACAAACTTTCGGAAATTAAATACCTTATAGACGCAATAAATAAAATATCAAAAAATAGAAGTTGAGATTACTCAACTTCTACAGCGTGCCGATAAACCTATCGTCACGCTGGCAGAGTTCGAAAAAGGATGGGATATTTTAGCAAAATGAATGCAGACAGTACTAAAGTACGGCAAGGCTCATTTTGTTAAAAAGCAAAGAATGGCAAGGGTTTCTCGATGATACTGATGTGACCCCAAAAAGTTAGACTTTTTATAGCGTAGTGGTTTTAGAGGCTGCTACGCTATTTTTATGCAACTAAGGCTTTAAGTCGATATTCAACCGGACTCATCCACCCAAGTTTTTCTTTA
Coding sequences within:
- a CDS encoding DUF4363 family protein gives rise to the protein MKMGYIALALIILITCLLFMFNNYLENSANTMTKLIKTMNYNVQKKDYTTAYKSFLSLKDKWEKSEKIIHLIVENEELDNINITIHEIESFFENKTFEEFFEKSYNLIFSINHLYEKNKLSLETIF
- a CDS encoding DUF421 domain-containing protein, producing the protein MILVIRTFILYFLVMFSLRFMGKKQIGQMEPSELTVAIMISELATIPLSETGIPLLNGIVPVLILSAIEILISILVIKSLKFRKLVTGKPVIIVEKGILNEEVLRNTRFTTDDLLTEMRLKGVSNITDIQYAILETGGQVSFILNKENSPITFKDLNINVKEDFMPFPVISKGVLLKENLSIISRDEKWLNNKLKEKGYSDYSQILLLMANHKEIKFIQKKETKK
- a CDS encoding aminotransferase class V-fold PLP-dependent enzyme; this translates as MIYLDNSATTGKKPYMVKKAILQELEESANPGRSSHFSGLRALNKIYEAREQLSRLFKINEPENFILTPNATYALNFAIKGLLKPFDHCITTTMEHNSVIRPLNSLKNVDISYVKGDTSGYISPSLISEKIKSNTKLIIINHSSNVNGIVQDIEKISELVKAYNIPILIDASQSAGIIDTDWSSFSMIAFAGHKSLYGPQGTGGLYVNSKINLNTIVEGGTGSNSKDKKNPEEYPDRLESGTLNTPGFSGLTEGIKFVLEHGISNIKEYEHYLISHLLSSLSNMKNITLYSPFNVEKLSNLISFNINGMESSLVADILNREYNIAVRPGYHCAYMAHETLGSSETGSVRVSVSYFNKLSEIKYLIDAINKISKNRS
- a CDS encoding DUF3343 domain-containing protein, whose product is MKYYLAVFSSITFANRLKKKLENYPGYITLMHTPLSLSKNGCSYSLRFKEDRLSDVIREANALNITIKNIYTEENNKYVKFQ